ATCAGCCTGGGCGAGCTGCGCCTGGCCAAGCCCTTGCGCTACCTGCCGCTGCAAGTGGCCTACACCGGCAATTGGTTCTCGGCCGAGCGCCAGACCCAGCTCAACGCGAGCCTGGGCTTCGGCCTGCGGCCGCTGATGGCACGGCGCATTGCGGGCTGCGAGCTGGAGGATGGCAGCATTGGTGTCGACGACCAGTTCCGCTGCAAGCGCAAGGGCGCCGATGGCGGCTTTGCAGCCCTGCGCGTGGACCTGCGTCACACCGAGCAGGGGCGTTGGGGCAGCGCGCTGGCGCGGCTCTCGGGCCAGCTGGCCTCGCAGCAGCTGAGCAGCGCCGAACAGTTCTCGCTGGGCGGGGCCGAATCGGTGCGCGGCTACCAGGAAGGCGCGGCGGTGGGCGACCACGGCCTGCTGGCTTCGCTGGAGCTGCGCAGCGCCAACCTGGCCGACTGGCTGCGCCGCCAGCACCCAGGTGCGCCGCTGGACGATGTGGCCGAGCTGAGCCTCATGGGCTTTGTCGACGCCGGCCGTCTGCAAACCCTGAACCCCGACCCTGGACAGAACCGCCGCCAGCCCCTGCTGGGCAGCGGCTGGGGCATCCGCTTCGGCAGCCGGGCCGGTTTCAGCATCGAGCTGATCGCGGCCCGCGCCCACAAGGCGATCGCCTTCACCGACACCCCTCGCCAGCGCGTGCATGCACGCATGGCCGTGAAATTCTGAGCCTCGTGCCCCTGCTGCCATGTCGCGTCGTCCTGCCTCCTCGCTTGCCTCTCGCCTGACACCCCCGCCGCTGCCGCAGGCGGGCCCGCTGGCTCCTGCCGCTCCGCCGGTGCCGCACTGGGGCCATGCCCTGCTGCACCCCCTGGTGGCGGCCCTGGCCACGGTGATGCCCTGGCAGGCTCAGGCCCAGACGCAGGCGGCGCCCAAGGTCAACGCCCTGCCCCAGCCGGCCCCGGGCTGGCGTGTGTTCGGCAGCGGCCAGAGCGGTCTGCCGCAGGGCGTGCCCAATGCTCGCGGCGGCGCGGACATGGTGATCAAGCAGGACAGCCAGCGCGCCATCTACGACTGGCTGAGTTTTGACATCGGCGCGCAGAGCTCGGTCACCTTCGACATGGCGCAGCGCAATGCCAGCGCCCTGAACCGCATCGGCGGCGCCAACCCCAGCCAGATCTTCGGCAGCCTCAAGGCCACCAACGGCGGCGAGATCCTGCTCTACAACCGCAACGGCATCCTGTTCAGCGCCACTGCTCGGGTGGACGTGGGCAGCTTGATCGCCACCTCGCTCAAGCCGCGTGACGAGGATTACAAAAACGGCTTTGCCAACAACATCCTCGGCGGCGACCCGGCCTTCCGCTACGACGCTGCGGCCGAAGGCGGCCGCGCGGGCGCAGCCCTGTTCGCCGACAGCTATGTGAGCGTGGCGCCGGGCGCCGAACTGCGCAGCGCCGAGGGCGGCCGCATCTTCCTGTTCGCCAAAAAGGTGGAGAACGCCGGCACGATCAGCGCACCCGGCGGCCAGGTGGTGCTGGGCGCCGGGGCCGAGGTCTATCTGGGCCTGCCCTCCACCGCGAAAGAGCGTCTGAGCCAGACGCTCTACGCCTCGGAGTCCAACCCCGATGTGCCGGCCCTGCGCGGCCTGCTGGTCGAGGTGGGCCAGGCCGATCTCGGCAAGGATGCGGGCGATGGCACGGTCACCAACGCGGGGCGTGCGGCCGGCACGGGTGCCGCCAATGCCCAGCCCGGCGTGATCGAAACGCCGCGCGGCAACACCACCCTGGTGGGCATGGCGGTGAACCAGCTGGGCCGCGTGTCGGCCACCACCAGCGTGGCGCAGAACGGCTCGATCTTCTTGCTCGCGCAAGGCAATGCGGCCGGGGCCTCCACCAACACCACACCCTCGGACGCGCAGTACAAGCGCGCCCGTACGGGCGGCAGCCTGATCCTGGGCGGCGACAGCCGCACCGAGATCAAGCCCGACAACACCGGGGCCGACGGCAAGCCGCTGAGTTCGGACGACAACGCCGGCTTCACCGCCTCGCGCCTGAACCTGGCCGGCGCGGCCATCAGCCTGCAGCCCGGCGCCCAGGTCGTGGCCCCGGGCGCGCAAGCCTTTGTGCGCGCCAGCCTGACGCCCAATTACGACGGCAGCCCGGGCGGCGAACATGTGTTCAAGCCCGAGGGCGGCAGCCTGAGCATCGGCGCAGGCGCGGTGATCGATCTCGCCGGCACCACCGACACCCAGGTCGGCGTGGACCGCTACTTCGTCACCACCGAGCTGCTGGGCAGCAATGACCTGCGCGACGCGCCGCTGCAAAAAGACGGCCTGTTGTTCCGCAACAAGGTGACGCTGGACATCCGCGCCAGCTCGGACATCCTGGGCGATCTGTCCAGCTACCGCCTGGGCCTGCAGCGCACGGCCAGCGAGCGCCTGGCCAAGGGCGGCAGCCTGTCCATACTCTCGGGCGGCACGGTCGATGTCGCCGCGGGAGCACAGCTCGATGTCAGCGGCGGCCAGGTGCAGGTGGGCGAGGCCAAGGTGCGGCCCAGCCTGCTGACCGCGACCGACGGCCAGGTCTACACCCTCAACAACGCGCCCAAGGATGTGGTGTTCGAAGGCATCAGCAGCGCCTTCGTCAACCGCAGCGCCTGGAAGCGCAATGGCGCCCGCGTCGGCTTTGGCCTGCAAGGCAGCGAGCGCCTGGAGGCCGGCTATGTGGAAGGCCGCGCCGGCGGCAGCCTGCAGATCGTGGCGCCACAGCTGAGCCTGCAGGGCGAGCTGCGCGGCCAGGTGGCCCAGGGGCGCCGCCAGCTCAACGGCCAGGACGCCCGCGCGGACCTGGCCCGCCTGAGCCTGGGCGCCGCCCGCCATGGCCGCGACTTCGCGGCCGACGCCTATGCCGGCGCCGTGCTGGAACGCCTGGTGCTGGGCCGCAAGGCCGGCGAGGCAGGCGCCCAGTTCTCTCTGGCCCAGATCGAGGCCGGCGGCTTCGGCCGGGTGCAGATCAGCAGCGTGCAAAGCCTGGAGCTGCCGAGCGAGGCGCGCCTGAGCCTGCCCACCCTGGGCCAGCTGGAGCTGAACTCCGAGAAGGGCTCGGTCGTCCTGGGCAGCGATCTGCGCCTGCCGGGCGGCAGCCTGCTGGCGCGCAGCCTGGACGGCGGCGAGGTGCAGCTGGGCGCGGGCGTGCGCCTGGATGCCTCGGGCACCTGGACCAATGCCTTGCTCGACGGCGTGGGCTCGGGCGCCGGCACGGCCGGCGGCTCAGTCATGCTGGCCAGCCAGCGTGCGGTCAAGACCGGCGCGGGCGCAGTGATCGATGTCTCGGGAGGCGCCTGGGTCGATGCCGGCGGCGCGGTGCGCAGCAGCGCAGCCGGCAGCATCAGCCTCGGCCAGGACAGCAATGCCGACGATGCCAAGAAGGCGCTCAACACCGTGCGCCTGCAGCTGGACGCCAGCACCGAGCTGCGTGCCTACTCGGCCCAGCGCGGCGGCGCGCTGAACCTGACGACGCAGACGATCCAGATCGGCGCGAATCCCAGTAACGCAGCCGCCGCCGATCTGCGCCTGGGCACCGAGTTCTTCAGCCAGGGCGGTTTTGCCAGCTTCTGGCTGAACGGCCATGCCACGCTCGACGTGGCGGCGGGCAGCCGCATCGCCCCGGTCGCACAAAGCTGGGCCCCGATGGCCACGGCTCGCCTGGCCCGGAGCGGCTCGGTGGTGGCCACGCAGATGCAGGCCGCTTCGGCCAGCAACGCCCTGCCCCAGGTCGTCAATCTCAGCCTCAACGCCAACGCGCCCATCCTGGGCAGCCTCAAGGTGGGCGAAGGTGCGGTCATCGAGCTGCGGCCCACGGCCAGCTTCTCGCTCAATGCCGCGGCGCATCTGCAGTTCGACGGCCGCGTGCAGGCCCCGGGCGGCACGGTGGCCCTGCGTGTGGCGGCCAGTGACGACAGCACGGCCCAGTACCTGTGGCTGGGCGCGAACAGCGTGATCGATGTGGCTGGCACGCGTCTGCTGACGCCCAGCGATGACGGACTGCTGCGCGGCCAGCTGCTGGCCGGCGGTACGGTCAACCTCAACGCCAGCGGCAGCTTTGCCAGCAGCCTGGTCTGGAGCCAGGGCAGCCGCATCGACATCGGCGGCGCCCAGGGCGAGCTCGATGTCAGCCTGCGCGAGAGCGGCGGCAACCGCACACAGCGCCAGACCCTGGCCAGCAGCGGCGGCAGCCTCAATGTCAGCGGCAGCGGTGCACTGATCCTGGAGGGCGATCTGCGCGCCCAGGGTGGCGATGCATCCCAAGCCGGCGGCCGCGCCAGCATCAACCTCACCGCAGGCCGGAGCAACAGCGGCAGCTTGCCGCCGCTGCGCGAGCTGAGCCTGAGCGTGCAGCGCGGCGAGGCCAGCGGCGGCATGCAAGCCGAGCTGCTGTCCAAGCCCGCCGATCTGGGCGGCAACAGCGCCGCCCCCATCGCAGCCAGCAATGCCCGCATCTCGGCGACCCAGCTGCAGGCGGCCGGCCTGGCCGACCTGAGCCTCGGCGCGCAGGATGGCCTGCGCATCGAAAACGGCGTGACGCTGAATCTGGCCCGTCAGCTGCAGCTCGACAGCCCCAGCCTGCGCCTGGACGCGGGCGCCCGCGCCGAGCTGGCCGCCACCGAACTGATCTGGGCCAACTTCGCCAACAAGGATCGCCCCACCCAGTCCAATGGCACGCCGGCGCCCCTGCTGCAGGCGAGCGCCGGCAGCGGCGCCCTGGCCTTGACCGCGAGCGAGAACCTGGTGCTGTCGGACCGCCTGGTGACCCAGGGCTTGGGCAGCCTGGCCCTGAACGCCGGCCAGGATCTGCGCTTGCAAAGCCGCAGCACCGAGGCCAGTGCCACCGGAGACCGCGTGGCCGGCGCCCTGCTGAGCCCGGCCGATCTGAGCCTGGGCGCCGCCCAGATCTACCCGGCCACCGACACGCCCTTCACCCTCGATGTGGGCAGCCACCGCCTCAGCATTGCCCGAAGCAGCAAGACGCCGGCCGACCAGCCGGCCAGCGCTGGCGGCCAGCTCTTCATCAAGGCCCGCGAGATCGAGCAAGGCGGCGTCGTGCGCGCGCCCTTTGGCCGCATCGAGCTGCAGGCCAGCGAGCGCCTGAGCCTGCAGGCAGGCAGCGAAACATCGGTCAGCGGCGCTGGCCAGCAACTGCTCTTCGGCAAGGCCGATGCCAGCGCCTGGAGCCAGAGCGCCAACAGCCAACTGCTGCTGGACAAGCCCCTGGCCAAACAGCTGCTGCTCAAGGCCCCGTCCCTGAGCCTGGAAGAAAAAGCCCTGCTGGACCTGAGCGGCGGTGGCCAGCTCAGCGGCTGGCAGTTTGTGCCCGGCCCGGGCGGCTCCAGCGATGTGTTCACGGGCAGCGATGGGGCCTTTGCCCTGCTGCCCTCGCGACAGTTGCAGGCGCTCTGGGACCCCAGCCTGGCGGCAGTGACGCCGGCCCTGGGCCGCCAGCTCGAAATCGGCGACGGCGCGGCCGTGCCCGCCGGGCGCTACACCCTGTTGCCGGCGCGTTATGCCATGCTGGCCGGCGCCTACCTGGTGCGGCCGCTCAGCGGCACGCCGCTGAACCTGGGCGCCGTGATCCCGCAGGCCGATGGCAGCCAGTGGATCGGTGCGCGCCTGCGCGACGCCGGCACCGCCTTCCAAAGCACCCTGCCCTCGGGCTGGCTCTTGCTGAGCGCCGAGCAGGCACGCAAGCGCAGCGAGATCCGCCTGCGTGATATCGACAGTCACTTTGCCGAGAAGGCCAGCAAGGCCGGTGAAGCCCTGCCGGCCGGCAATCGCGATGCCGCGGCCCTGGTGCTGAACGCGCAGCAGCTGCAGATGCAGGCCAGCCTGCGCAGCGCCGTGGGCAGCATGAAGCCTGATGGCGCGAAGGAGGCCACCCCTGGCCGCGGCGCCCAGGTCTTCATCGCCAGCGAGCGCATCCAGATTGGTGGCACGGCCGATGCGGGCGTGCCGAGCACGACCCTGAGACTCGACACGAAGACACTGGAAGGCATCCAGGCCGAGCAGCTCGTCATCGGTGCCGTGCCGTTGGGCAACAGCAGCGACAGCCTGCAAGCCGTGGCCCGCGAGCTGACGGTCAAGGCCGGCAGCACGCTGAGCAGCCAGGACCTGCTCTTGAGCGCCAGCGAAACGCTGCGACTGGAGGACGGCAGCCATCTGAAGGCCGAGGCGCCCGCCACGACAACAAGCCTGTCCGCCGGCAGCGATTGGAAGCTCAAGGGCGGCGGCGCCGCCGTGCGGGTGAGCGCACAAGCCGATGCAGGCCTGCAGCGCCAGGATCTGCCCAAGACCGATGACCAAGCGCCTCCACTGCCTGTGGCCACGCTCGAACTCGGCAATCGGGTCCAACTCCAAGCTGCCGCTGGGCGCGGCAGCATCAGCCTGGACAGCAGCGGCGACAGCCGCCTGGGCGGCGGGCTGACGCTCTCGGGCCAGGCCCTGGATCTGGGTGCCCGACAGGTGCTGATCGGCGCGGCGAGCGTGCCGAGCGGCAGTCTGAGCCTGGATGCAGACCTGCTGCAGCAGCTGAGCGCGCATAAAAGCATCCACAGCCTGACCCTGCGCAGCTACAGCAGCATCGACTGGACCGCGGGCGCCAGCCTGGGGCAACCCAGCTGGGAACAGCTGACCCTGGACGCCCCCCTGTTGCGCGCCCCGCAGAACGGGACCGGCAGCGCCCTGGCCCAGCACATCGTGCTGACGCAGACCAGCGGCCAGACCGTCAAGCCCGCTCTTGAGGGCGCGGCGCTCCCGGCCGGCAGCCTGCTGCTGAGTGCCACCAAGACCCTGACGCGCGAAGCTGGCAGCCAGCGCATCGATGCCATCAAGACGGACTGGGAGGCCGGCCAGGCCCTGCTGGTGCAGGGCGGCAGCGAGGCTTTCTTCAGCGGCGCCCTGAACGCCACGGCCCCGCTGCTGGGCCAAAGCGGCAATGCCCGCAGCAGCTGGCAGGTGCGGGACGGCTTTGTCTTCAGCAAGGCAAGGGGCAGCGAGGTCAGTGAAGCGGCCCTGGCCCTGCTGGAACCGGGAGGTCAGCTCAGCATTGCCGCCCAGACGATTGCACAAGCCAGCCGTATCGAGATGCGCGGTGCTCAGCTGAACCTGGCGGCCCGCGACGGCCTGGAGTTCAAGACCGGCTCGGACACCCTCGTGGCGGGCCAAACCTTGAACCTGCACGGCAGCGCAGTGGACCTGCCCGGGGGCAAGCTGGTGGCAAGCAGCGGCCAGAAAAACCTGGTGCTGGAGGCGGGTGCCACATTGAATGTGTCGGGCGCAGGCGCCAGCGATGCGGGCACGCTGCAGCTGAGCGCGCCTGCGGGCGAGGTGATCCTGGCGGGCAAGCTGAGCGGAGAGTCCAAAGCCGGCGCCCGAGGCGGCCAGCTCGAGATCGACAGCGGCCAGCCGGTGAAGCTGGCGGACCTGGCCAAGGGCTTGGGGGACAACAACTTCAGGGGCAGCCTCAGCCTGCGCAATCGCAGCGGCAACCAAAGCCTGGGGGCCGACGTGCAACTGGCGGCGGATGAGATCCGCATCGTCAGCGACGCGGGGCGCCTGGACATCGCCGGCAGCTTGCGCGCCAGCAACAGCGCCGCGCAAGGCAAAGGCGGCCAGATCGTGCTGGCGGCCGGACAGGACTTGAACATTGCCGCGGGCGCCCAGCTGCAGGTGCAGGCACCACGTGGCCAGGGTGGCCGCATCGAGCTGCACAGCAGCGCAGGCCAGATCGATGTGCAGGCCGGCTCGCTGCTGGATCTGCGCGGCAGCGATCGCGTGCATGGTGGCCAGCTGCTGCTGCGCGCGGGTCGCGAGGACACGAGCAGCGAGAAAGCGCCCGAAGGTCGTGACGTGAAGATCGGTGCGCTCGCCGGCCGCATCGAGGGCGTCTACAGCATCGATGTCGAGGCGGTCAAGGTCTATGGCCAAGCGGGCACCATCGGCCTGGGCAGCGCCATGCAGCCGGCGCCCACGCCGGGCACTCCGCCCCGCCCTACCCCCACACCAGCGCCCACACCGGCCCCCGAGGAGCCCGAGGCCGAAGCCGAAGGCCTGAGCAGGAACCCGGGCCGGATCGCGCAGGCTGCAGGCCTGCCGCCCGCACCGCTGGCCCTCAACATGAATCGCACCGACGAGGGCAGCACGCCCTCGACCGGCAATGGCAATGGCAGCACCCTGGGTCAACTGCCCCCACGTCCGCCGCTCAAGCCGGGCGACCCGGTGTTGCCCGCCCCAGTGCCTGTGCCTTCACCGACACCCGCCCCAAGCCCGGCTCCCGCACCTTCGCCGAGCCCGGCACCGGCACCGGCACCGGCACCGGTTCCAGCTCCAGCTCCGGTGCCAACGCCCGCACCCATTCCCGGCAAGTTCGGCACCGCCTTGATCGATGCCGAGAGCCGCGACTATCTGGAAGCCCATGCCGAGGCCGTGACACGCCGCCTGACGGCGCAGCAGCCCGAGCTGCAGCAACGCCTGCGCGTCCGCGCCGGTGCCGAGCTGCAATCGACCGGCGATATGCGCCTGAGCGTGGACTGGAACCTGCCCCTGCTGGTGGCGGCCGATCGCGCCGCCATGCCGCATGCGGCCGAGACCTCCATCACCTTGCGCGCTGCCGGCAGCCTCTACTTGGAGCGCGGCTTGAGCGCCGGTTTCCAGTCGCCGACCAACCAGGCCAGCGAGCCGCTGGACCAATGGCTGGCGGTCAGCGGCATGGCCGGTGACCTGCGCGTGGTGGCCGGTGCCGATCTGAGCTCGGCCGATGTGATGGCCACGCGCACGCCCACCGCAGGCGGCACCGGCAATGGCCTCGCCCAGGAGGAGATCAAGCTGCAGATTGGCTGGGCGAGCACGGGCGGCGAAACGCCCAGCGTGCCGTTGCGCAGCACCACGGGCTCGTTGCAGCTGGCCTCCTCGGGGGATGTGGTCCTGCTCAACACCGGCGCCAAGGTCTACACCACCGGCCAGCCGGTGCTGAGCTTGCAACAGGAAGACCTGAACCTGCCGCCCAGCCCACCAGCACCTGCGCCTACTCCTGCACCCAGCCCGGCGCCAGCGCCGACACCCTCGCCGGCTCCCGCACCCGCACCTGCGCCTGCGCCTGCGCCTGCGCCTGCGCCTGCACCAAGCCCGGCGCCTGCTCCCGTTCCTGCGCCTGCGCCATCTCCGGCACCGGCACCCTCGCCCGCCCCGGCGCCATCGCCGGAGCCAGGTCCCACGCCATCACCGGCACCGGCACCGGCGCCCGCCCCGACACCCATCCCTAGCCAGCCCAGCGCAGGCAACGGCAACCAAACCACGGACGGCAAGCTGCCTCCGGCCCCACCGCTTCCGCCTCGGCCACCTCAGCCCTCGGAAGGCAACGGTAACGGCAGCACCGGCAACACCTTGCCGCCGCCACCGCCGGTGACACCGGCGCCCAGCCCGGCTCCAGCGCCTGCACCTGCACCTGCACCTGCACCTGCACCTGCACCTGCACCGGCTCCAGCTCCAGCTCCAGCTCCAGCTCCAGCTCCAGCTCCAGCTCCAGCTCCAGCGCCCGCACCTACTCCGGTCCCCGACACCCCCTCGGCAGGCAATGGCAACGAAACGACCGGCAACACCCTGCCGCCAGCGCCACCCGTACAGCCAGCACCGACACCTGCACCTGCGC
This region of Paucibacter aquatile genomic DNA includes:
- a CDS encoding filamentous haemagglutinin family protein → MSRRPASSLASRLTPPPLPQAGPLAPAAPPVPHWGHALLHPLVAALATVMPWQAQAQTQAAPKVNALPQPAPGWRVFGSGQSGLPQGVPNARGGADMVIKQDSQRAIYDWLSFDIGAQSSVTFDMAQRNASALNRIGGANPSQIFGSLKATNGGEILLYNRNGILFSATARVDVGSLIATSLKPRDEDYKNGFANNILGGDPAFRYDAAAEGGRAGAALFADSYVSVAPGAELRSAEGGRIFLFAKKVENAGTISAPGGQVVLGAGAEVYLGLPSTAKERLSQTLYASESNPDVPALRGLLVEVGQADLGKDAGDGTVTNAGRAAGTGAANAQPGVIETPRGNTTLVGMAVNQLGRVSATTSVAQNGSIFLLAQGNAAGASTNTTPSDAQYKRARTGGSLILGGDSRTEIKPDNTGADGKPLSSDDNAGFTASRLNLAGAAISLQPGAQVVAPGAQAFVRASLTPNYDGSPGGEHVFKPEGGSLSIGAGAVIDLAGTTDTQVGVDRYFVTTELLGSNDLRDAPLQKDGLLFRNKVTLDIRASSDILGDLSSYRLGLQRTASERLAKGGSLSILSGGTVDVAAGAQLDVSGGQVQVGEAKVRPSLLTATDGQVYTLNNAPKDVVFEGISSAFVNRSAWKRNGARVGFGLQGSERLEAGYVEGRAGGSLQIVAPQLSLQGELRGQVAQGRRQLNGQDARADLARLSLGAARHGRDFAADAYAGAVLERLVLGRKAGEAGAQFSLAQIEAGGFGRVQISSVQSLELPSEARLSLPTLGQLELNSEKGSVVLGSDLRLPGGSLLARSLDGGEVQLGAGVRLDASGTWTNALLDGVGSGAGTAGGSVMLASQRAVKTGAGAVIDVSGGAWVDAGGAVRSSAAGSISLGQDSNADDAKKALNTVRLQLDASTELRAYSAQRGGALNLTTQTIQIGANPSNAAAADLRLGTEFFSQGGFASFWLNGHATLDVAAGSRIAPVAQSWAPMATARLARSGSVVATQMQAASASNALPQVVNLSLNANAPILGSLKVGEGAVIELRPTASFSLNAAAHLQFDGRVQAPGGTVALRVAASDDSTAQYLWLGANSVIDVAGTRLLTPSDDGLLRGQLLAGGTVNLNASGSFASSLVWSQGSRIDIGGAQGELDVSLRESGGNRTQRQTLASSGGSLNVSGSGALILEGDLRAQGGDASQAGGRASINLTAGRSNSGSLPPLRELSLSVQRGEASGGMQAELLSKPADLGGNSAAPIAASNARISATQLQAAGLADLSLGAQDGLRIENGVTLNLARQLQLDSPSLRLDAGARAELAATELIWANFANKDRPTQSNGTPAPLLQASAGSGALALTASENLVLSDRLVTQGLGSLALNAGQDLRLQSRSTEASATGDRVAGALLSPADLSLGAAQIYPATDTPFTLDVGSHRLSIARSSKTPADQPASAGGQLFIKAREIEQGGVVRAPFGRIELQASERLSLQAGSETSVSGAGQQLLFGKADASAWSQSANSQLLLDKPLAKQLLLKAPSLSLEEKALLDLSGGGQLSGWQFVPGPGGSSDVFTGSDGAFALLPSRQLQALWDPSLAAVTPALGRQLEIGDGAAVPAGRYTLLPARYAMLAGAYLVRPLSGTPLNLGAVIPQADGSQWIGARLRDAGTAFQSTLPSGWLLLSAEQARKRSEIRLRDIDSHFAEKASKAGEALPAGNRDAAALVLNAQQLQMQASLRSAVGSMKPDGAKEATPGRGAQVFIASERIQIGGTADAGVPSTTLRLDTKTLEGIQAEQLVIGAVPLGNSSDSLQAVARELTVKAGSTLSSQDLLLSASETLRLEDGSHLKAEAPATTTSLSAGSDWKLKGGGAAVRVSAQADAGLQRQDLPKTDDQAPPLPVATLELGNRVQLQAAAGRGSISLDSSGDSRLGGGLTLSGQALDLGARQVLIGAASVPSGSLSLDADLLQQLSAHKSIHSLTLRSYSSIDWTAGASLGQPSWEQLTLDAPLLRAPQNGTGSALAQHIVLTQTSGQTVKPALEGAALPAGSLLLSATKTLTREAGSQRIDAIKTDWEAGQALLVQGGSEAFFSGALNATAPLLGQSGNARSSWQVRDGFVFSKARGSEVSEAALALLEPGGQLSIAAQTIAQASRIEMRGAQLNLAARDGLEFKTGSDTLVAGQTLNLHGSAVDLPGGKLVASSGQKNLVLEAGATLNVSGAGASDAGTLQLSAPAGEVILAGKLSGESKAGARGGQLEIDSGQPVKLADLAKGLGDNNFRGSLSLRNRSGNQSLGADVQLAADEIRIVSDAGRLDIAGSLRASNSAAQGKGGQIVLAAGQDLNIAAGAQLQVQAPRGQGGRIELHSSAGQIDVQAGSLLDLRGSDRVHGGQLLLRAGREDTSSEKAPEGRDVKIGALAGRIEGVYSIDVEAVKVYGQAGTIGLGSAMQPAPTPGTPPRPTPTPAPTPAPEEPEAEAEGLSRNPGRIAQAAGLPPAPLALNMNRTDEGSTPSTGNGNGSTLGQLPPRPPLKPGDPVLPAPVPVPSPTPAPSPAPAPSPSPAPAPAPAPVPAPAPVPTPAPIPGKFGTALIDAESRDYLEAHAEAVTRRLTAQQPELQQRLRVRAGAELQSTGDMRLSVDWNLPLLVAADRAAMPHAAETSITLRAAGSLYLERGLSAGFQSPTNQASEPLDQWLAVSGMAGDLRVVAGADLSSADVMATRTPTAGGTGNGLAQEEIKLQIGWASTGGETPSVPLRSTTGSLQLASSGDVVLLNTGAKVYTTGQPVLSLQQEDLNLPPSPPAPAPTPAPSPAPAPTPSPAPAPAPAPAPAPAPAPAPSPAPAPVPAPAPSPAPAPSPAPAPSPEPGPTPSPAPAPAPAPTPIPSQPSAGNGNQTTDGKLPPAPPLPPRPPQPSEGNGNGSTGNTLPPPPPVTPAPSPAPAPAPAPAPAPAPAPAPAPAPAPAPAPAPAPAPAPAPAPTPVPDTPSAGNGNETTGNTLPPAPPVQPAPTPAPAPAPAPAPAPAPTPTPAPAPAPAPAPAPAPAPAPAPAPTPVPDTPSTGNGNETTGGSLPPAPPVSPPGGQSVALPASRSALHTHAAAGVEEPEESRVRRKRSEVSEDTPQPQLEPSAGNGSGTTNGKLPPKPPLTPGEVPTPAPTPAPTPSPTPAPAPAPAPTPTPGPTPTPAPKPAPVPDPIPQGAELGMDLDSLSSNLQRNGLSPFLRQGGQVQLRAGRDLKGALLAREQDDVSQWWWRSGVDGASATAWWSRYDRFGQGIASFGGGDVRLLAGRDAQQVHASAASSGWRASDANSAGSQAMQVLGGSVFLQAGRDVVAGRLFAAGPQLRVQAGGDVRRDTAAPSSATTVDLGLQLLYGATAVRAEAAGALDLGALRSAGYALSTKDNELALDAVLGGVHAGASALLQSQSGSVTLRNDGVLDGGMSNAPDLVNSVVPAQLQIRAPRGDVSITHDIVQMPETGGAPARTEVLAAGDVNLAALKVGAQRQALETGLYSRRQLGDALANAQVAMPLARYADLGVEAAPSSEVARLDNSDRSPVRVAAGGDIKVEGEILSARALDLKAGRDLIAGSGNVFKLQHQDVQLSAGPTQPLRIHEFTVLQAGRDMRNVAVEIAGPGDLLLLAGRDVDLGNKAGLLSLGALRNGNLLPSLGADITVVTGLRADGRDYQQAVDQGFALFGSRAWQGRLGQLYSALGGPLPGFEQLAPPAQLDGLRRLMGEAQFDAALADYVRGLPARADASEQGLRASTLLGKPLQDKTVQDLLQSSPNKTEPAWSELSREQALAVFATLGDSQKAAAVQALLTAQLGRQTPQARQQLLQQLAGRDALGQAALKALAAYVREVSGDAARGLSDSQAVAAFEALPLARQIPWLNRQLVQELRVAGREAALAEGDARWAAYAPAYLAVNTLFPVDGLSTRPVGELRMPTSQIKTNQQADITLMAPGGGINAGELASSGSGKKPNELGIVTVSGGSVSAAVRDDFAVNQSRVFTLAQGDLLLWSSRGNIDAGRGAKTVTGAPSPVLRLDNEGQLIFDTSGSFNGSGIAVLSAGSDLDLFAPAGEINAGEAGIRSKGNAFIAAERVVNAVDIQVGGKTSGGGKVEAPPATISAPPNTTLNATSAGAASSESEEDGKKKRRRRRNLLLEFLGFGGQ